In a single window of the Melioribacteraceae bacterium genome:
- a CDS encoding PorV/PorQ family protein, with amino-acid sequence MKKLFFGMFILLFSLTQIKSQTVIGKYAGEFLAIGVGGRALGMGSAQTAIVNDVTSGYWNPAGLAKMNYPQISLMHEEHFGNLMNYNYGAVAIPYGTDMSFGLSIIRSSIDGIPDTRNALYDANGDGILDIRTDRLDYSKITEFNNTDWAFYLSFAKRQTEDFYWGANVKLISRDIAEFSAFGIGFDIGAYYKPLDKLHLGATIQDVTTTLVAWSTGRNELISPTAKIGAAYELSFLGGTFLPAIDFDIRFENRKTASTFAVGPISFDAHTGLEYRYKNIFAVRAGYNDVKQFTVGAGVNLPKLQIDYSFARFSQSETERLPDTHRISLILTLEEPRFLRSTE; translated from the coding sequence ATGAAAAAGTTATTTTTTGGAATGTTCATTCTTCTATTCTCACTCACCCAAATTAAATCTCAAACAGTAATTGGAAAATATGCCGGCGAGTTTTTAGCCATTGGCGTTGGGGGAAGGGCTTTAGGAATGGGCAGTGCCCAAACCGCAATTGTTAATGATGTTACCTCCGGTTATTGGAACCCCGCAGGATTAGCAAAAATGAATTATCCCCAAATTTCATTGATGCACGAAGAGCATTTCGGCAATCTTATGAATTATAATTATGGCGCGGTTGCAATTCCTTATGGTACCGATATGAGTTTTGGTTTGAGTATCATTCGTTCGAGCATTGATGGAATCCCCGATACACGTAATGCATTATATGACGCTAACGGTGACGGCATACTAGATATAAGAACTGACCGGTTGGATTATTCAAAAATTACAGAGTTTAATAATACTGACTGGGCATTCTATTTATCATTCGCGAAAAGACAAACGGAAGATTTTTATTGGGGTGCGAATGTAAAATTAATTTCCCGCGATATTGCGGAGTTTTCAGCTTTCGGCATCGGTTTTGACATTGGCGCATATTACAAACCATTGGATAAACTTCATCTTGGCGCAACAATTCAAGATGTCACCACAACATTGGTTGCGTGGAGTACCGGCAGAAATGAATTAATTTCTCCAACTGCGAAAATTGGAGCCGCATATGAATTATCATTTCTCGGAGGAACATTTTTACCTGCAATAGATTTTGATATTCGATTTGAAAATAGAAAAACCGCCTCTACATTTGCTGTAGGCCCAATTAGTTTTGATGCTCACACCGGATTAGAATATAGATACAAAAATATTTTTGCTGTTCGGGCCGGATATAATGATGTTAAACAGTTCACTGTTGGCGCGGGTGTAAATCTGCCAAAACTCCAAATTGATTATTCATTCGCTAGATTTAGTCAATCTGAAACAGAAAGATTACCAGATACTCACCGTATTTCTTTGATTCTAACTTTAGAAGAACCAAGGTTTCTAAGGAGTACCGAATAG
- a CDS encoding EamA family transporter — protein sequence MKRSYIYAGFAILFWSTVATVFKLTLIGMNNAQLLFYSSFISLIILFLLMLRFSRRELNNFFKWKVIQKNAVLGFINPFIYYLILFKAYSMLPAHEAQPLNLIWPIVISIFSVIFLKQKFSVKTIIGLVISFLGIVIIATRGDLFAFHFHNLFGVLLAVSSAFIWAAYWILNLLDTREESVKLFGAFFYGTIFTGIYLALFDSFTGFEIKYLMGAVYVGIFEMGITFYFWLKALSLSNDKAKTSTLIYLFPVISMILIYIFLNEDISASAPIGLLLIIGGILIQRYDELKFRKG from the coding sequence ATTAAAAGATCTTATATATATGCTGGTTTCGCGATTCTATTCTGGTCAACTGTTGCAACAGTTTTTAAGTTGACACTTATTGGGATGAATAATGCTCAATTATTGTTCTATTCCTCATTTATAAGTTTAATCATTTTATTTCTGTTGATGCTTCGGTTTTCGAGAAGGGAATTAAATAATTTCTTTAAATGGAAAGTAATTCAGAAAAATGCAGTACTTGGATTCATAAATCCATTTATTTACTATTTAATACTATTTAAAGCATATTCCATGCTGCCCGCCCACGAAGCCCAACCACTTAATTTAATTTGGCCTATTGTAATCTCTATTTTTTCTGTCATCTTTTTGAAACAGAAATTTTCAGTTAAAACAATTATTGGTCTGGTAATTTCATTTTTAGGGATAGTGATAATTGCAACTAGGGGTGATTTGTTTGCGTTTCACTTCCACAATTTATTTGGTGTGCTATTAGCGGTTTCCAGCGCTTTTATTTGGGCAGCCTATTGGATTCTTAATTTATTAGATACTCGCGAGGAATCGGTAAAATTGTTTGGAGCGTTTTTTTACGGTACCATTTTTACGGGAATATATCTTGCTTTGTTTGATTCCTTCACCGGATTTGAAATTAAATATTTAATGGGTGCAGTATATGTTGGAATTTTTGAAATGGGGATCACTTTTTATTTTTGGCTGAAGGCGCTTTCCTTGAGCAACGACAAAGCAAAAACCTCTACCCTTATTTATCTGTTTCCGGTAATCTCGATGATACTCATTTACATATTTCTGAATGAGGATATTTCAGCTTCAGCGCCAATTGGACTATTGTTAATTATCGGTGGAATATTAATTCAGAGATATGACGAATTGAAATTTAGGAAAGGGTGA
- a CDS encoding MBL fold metallo-hydrolase: MKRRNFIKKSFLTGSGLLLSPLFVKSDTEAAPSVKLNYFPQPNEWSNQDITLSWLGHSTVLINMFGKWIITDPVLFDRVGVYFLGSTIGPTRITPPALRVDQIPKPDLILLSHAHMDHTDYPTLKAIANKFPNQIDVVVAYLTKDVIDDLPWKSITVLDWGEESVIQDVRVKAYEVKHFGWRFPWERDRSRGYFKDGRSYNAYVFEYKEKKILFGGDTANTDKLKAAAHENVDIALMPIGAYNPWTRAHCNPEEAVKMATEINAKYFIPMHTKTFAQGREPFNEPIDWMIRAASSYNIKIGLEEIGQTFTLS, translated from the coding sequence ATGAAAAGAAGAAATTTTATAAAGAAAAGTTTTCTCACAGGAAGCGGATTATTACTTTCCCCCCTTTTTGTGAAATCGGATACAGAGGCGGCCCCTTCTGTTAAATTGAATTATTTCCCTCAGCCAAACGAATGGAGCAATCAAGATATAACTTTATCGTGGCTTGGTCATTCAACTGTACTAATAAATATGTTCGGTAAATGGATAATTACAGATCCGGTTCTTTTCGATCGTGTTGGAGTTTACTTTTTAGGATCGACCATAGGACCGACCAGAATTACCCCGCCTGCGTTGAGGGTTGATCAAATTCCAAAACCCGACTTAATTTTACTCTCTCACGCACATATGGATCATACAGATTATCCTACTCTTAAAGCCATTGCAAATAAATTTCCTAATCAAATTGATGTAGTTGTTGCATATTTAACCAAAGATGTAATTGATGATTTACCATGGAAATCAATAACGGTTTTGGATTGGGGAGAAGAATCGGTAATTCAAGATGTTCGAGTAAAAGCTTATGAAGTAAAACATTTCGGTTGGCGTTTCCCCTGGGAGCGTGACAGATCTCGAGGGTACTTTAAGGATGGAAGAAGTTATAATGCCTATGTTTTTGAATATAAGGAAAAGAAAATATTATTTGGCGGTGATACCGCAAATACCGATAAACTAAAAGCCGCCGCTCATGAAAATGTTGATATTGCGCTGATGCCGATTGGAGCCTATAATCCTTGGACAAGAGCGCACTGTAATCCAGAAGAAGCCGTTAAAATGGCAACTGAAATAAACGCCAAATATTTTATTCCCATGCATACTAAAACTTTTGCACAGGGTAGAGAACCGTTTAATGAACCAATTGATTGGATGATACGCGCGGCATCAAGTTATAACATAAAAATTGGCTTGGAGGAAATCGGTCAAACCTTCACCCTTTCCTAA
- the gpmA gene encoding 2,3-diphosphoglycerate-dependent phosphoglycerate mutase, whose protein sequence is MYKVVLLRHGESEWNKLNLFTGWTDVDLSEKGLEEAKQAGIVMKNEGYTFDIAFTSVLKRAIRTLNFALEGLDLLWIPVIKSWRLNERHYGALQGLNKAETAEKYGNDQVKVWRRSYDVPPPPLEDTDERYPGKDPRYADMDKKDIPLTESLKLTVDRFLPYWHETIAPTIKSGKKVIIAAHGNSLRALVKYLDNISEEDIVELNIPTGVPLVYELDVDLKPIKHYYLGDQDAINAAINAVAKQTEKK, encoded by the coding sequence ATGTACAAAGTAGTATTGCTGCGTCATGGGGAGAGTGAGTGGAACAAACTCAATCTGTTTACCGGCTGGACCGATGTTGATCTTTCAGAGAAAGGATTGGAAGAAGCAAAACAAGCCGGTATTGTTATGAAAAATGAAGGCTACACTTTTGATATCGCTTTTACCTCAGTATTAAAGAGAGCGATAAGAACATTAAATTTTGCACTAGAAGGACTGGATTTATTATGGATTCCGGTTATTAAATCCTGGCGGTTAAATGAAAGACATTATGGAGCGCTTCAAGGCTTAAACAAAGCTGAAACTGCAGAAAAATATGGTAATGATCAGGTTAAAGTTTGGAGAAGAAGCTACGATGTTCCACCGCCACCACTCGAAGATACTGATGAAAGATATCCGGGAAAAGATCCCCGTTATGCCGATATGGATAAAAAAGATATACCATTAACTGAGAGTTTAAAATTAACTGTTGATAGATTTTTACCATATTGGCACGAAACGATAGCTCCAACTATCAAAAGTGGTAAAAAAGTAATTATTGCCGCGCATGGAAATAGCTTGAGAGCATTAGTAAAATATCTTGATAATATCTCCGAAGAAGATATAGTAGAATTAAATATTCCTACAGGTGTTCCATTGGTTTATGAATTAGATGTTGATCTGAAACCGATTAAACATTATTATCTTGGTGATCAAGACGCAATAAACGCGGCAATTAACGCAGTTGCAAAACAAACCGAAAAGAAATAA
- a CDS encoding TPM domain-containing protein encodes MEPIIYTYFSDDDFLRISKKITENEKYTSGEIRIAIREKRKFSEKKQDIRKIAETEFFHLKMNETRDKTGILLFILLSEKTFYILADEGINSKVEQNTWDIIRDEILAEFKLGRYCDGVLFGIEKIGKILSQHFPIKQDDSNELSNKVVIN; translated from the coding sequence ATGGAGCCGATAATATATACTTACTTTAGTGATGATGACTTTCTCCGAATTTCTAAAAAAATTACAGAGAACGAGAAGTACACTTCGGGAGAAATTAGGATTGCGATTCGTGAAAAAAGAAAATTTTCCGAGAAGAAACAAGATATTCGAAAAATTGCCGAAACGGAATTTTTTCACCTAAAAATGAATGAAACCCGAGATAAAACCGGAATATTATTATTTATTTTACTTAGTGAAAAAACATTCTATATTCTTGCCGATGAGGGAATTAATTCGAAAGTTGAACAGAACACATGGGATATTATTCGAGACGAGATATTGGCAGAATTTAAATTGGGTAGATATTGCGATGGCGTATTGTTCGGAATTGAGAAAATCGGCAAAATTTTATCACAACATTTCCCAATTAAACAGGATGATAGCAACGAGCTTTCGAATAAGGTAGTAATCAATTAA